TCATGACGCGGCATCGTCCGGGCACCGCCCAGCGCGTCGTACAAGCTGAGGCCGGCGGCGACATAACCGCGCTCCCAGCCGCGATGCGTCAGCGGGTACAGGAACGAGACCGGCTTGACCAGATGCGGCGCAAGCCGGCTCAGCACGAGCTCGCGTTCGTGCAACGCCTCGCGGACAAGAGCGAAGTCAAGCTGCTCGAGGTAGCGCAAGCCGCCGTGGAACAGCTTGCTCGATCGCGACGACGTGCCGCTGGCGATGTCGCGCGCCTCGACGAGCGCAGTGGTCAAGCCCCGCGTCACAGAGTCCAGTGCGACACCCGACCCGACCACGCCACCGCCGACGACCAGTACGTCGAACGCCGCGCCGTCGAGCGCCCGCCAGGCCATCCGCCGTTCGTGCGGCCCGAGCCGAGAGCTCCCCCTCATGTGCCGGCTACTTCGTCGTGATCCGGAACACCGGGTGGCGGGGCGCGATCCGCTCGAGCTCGGCATCCGGTGAGGCCGCACCCACCCCGTCGAAGAAGACGCCAACCTCTGCCTTCCATCGTTTCAGGTAGGCACGAAGCAGCGGCGGCTTGTCCGCATCCGCAAGCTCTACGGCGCTGAAGTCCTGCCGGCGACGGCCGACCAGCAACGCGCCGGTGCCTGCTACCCGGAGGTT
This sequence is a window from Mycobacteriales bacterium. Protein-coding genes within it:
- a CDS encoding nitroreductase/quinone reductase family protein, producing the protein EVRGRTSGETRRTPVNLLSYEGSSYLVAPRGETQWVRNLRVAGTGALLVGRRRQDFSAVELADADKPPLLRAYLKRWKAEVGVFFDGVGAASPDAELERIAPRHPVFRITTK